In a single window of the bacterium genome:
- the leuC gene encoding 3-isopropylmalate dehydratase large subunit — translation MKTLACKILSDKAGRLVNPGEFIEIEPDIALANDVTAPLAIKEFKGTNKPLAFPNRLVLVSDHFVPARDIRSANQAKILRDFAKEYNIKHYFKEGCGIEHCLLPDEGIVLPGDVIIGADSHTCTYGAIGAFSTGVGSTDIAYFMATGRIWLKVPESIKIIFNGRLNKWVSGKDLILYTIGKIGVEGANYMSMEFCGEAIKSLLISGRFTMCNMAVEAGAKAGIVEVDEKTMEYVKNRAPGHQSTRAPDYKIYKADPDAEYKETYEFDCSKIDCQVALPHLPSNTKPVKEIGNIKIDQAFIGSCTNGRLDDLRISAEILKGRKINPEIRLIIISGTQEIYKEAIKEGLIDVFIDAGGIISPPTCGPCLGGHMGVLADFEKCISTTNRNFIGRMGSQKGEVYLAGPAVVAASAITGRITHPEEII, via the coding sequence ATGAAAACATTAGCTTGTAAGATATTGTCTGATAAGGCAGGAAGGCTTGTAAATCCTGGCGAATTTATAGAGATAGAGCCAGATATTGCCTTAGCTAATGATGTTACAGCCCCTCTTGCCATTAAGGAATTTAAGGGTACAAATAAGCCTTTGGCATTTCCAAACAGGCTTGTTTTGGTCTCTGACCATTTTGTTCCCGCCAGGGATATAAGGTCGGCAAATCAGGCAAAGATATTAAGGGATTTTGCAAAGGAATACAATATCAAGCATTATTTTAAGGAGGGTTGTGGGATTGAGCATTGTCTATTGCCCGATGAAGGCATTGTCCTTCCAGGGGATGTTATAATTGGTGCGGATTCCCATACCTGCACATATGGTGCGATTGGTGCATTCTCAACCGGCGTTGGTTCAACAGACATTGCATATTTTATGGCAACGGGAAGGATATGGCTTAAGGTTCCTGAAAGCATAAAAATTATATTTAATGGAAGGTTAAATAAATGGGTCTCTGGAAAGGATTTGATTCTCTATACAATTGGAAAAATTGGGGTTGAGGGAGCAAATTATATGAGTATGGAATTTTGTGGGGAGGCAATAAAAAGCCTCCTCATCTCAGGTAGATTTACAATGTGCAATATGGCAGTTGAGGCAGGAGCAAAGGCGGGAATTGTTGAAGTAGATGAGAAGACAATGGAATATGTAAAGAATAGAGCACCAGGGCACCAGAGCACCAGGGCACCAGATTATAAGATATATAAAGCTGACCCTGATGCAGAATACAAAGAAACATATGAGTTTGATTGTAGTAAAATAGATTGCCAGGTAGCCTTGCCACACCTTCCGTCAAATACAAAGCCTGTAAAGGAAATAGGCAATATTAAAATAGATCAGGCATTTATTGGCTCTTGCACAAATGGAAGGCTTGATGATTTAAGAATCTCGGCAGAAATCTTAAAAGGAAGAAAAATAAATCCCGAGATCAGGCTTATTATAATCTCAGGAACACAAGAAATTTATAAAGAGGCTATAAAAGAGGGCTTGATTGATGTATTTATTGATGCAGGCGGGATTATTTCCCCCCCTACCTGTGGCCCCTGCCTTGGTGGCCATATGGGTGTATTGGCAGATTTTGAAAAATGTATCTCAACCACGAATAGGAATTTTATAGGAAGGATGGGAAGTCAAAAGGGAGAGGTCTATTTGGCAGGTCCTGCTGTGGTTGCTGCTTCTGCGATAACGGGAAGAATAACCCATCCAGAGGAGATAATATGA
- a CDS encoding FmdB family zinc ribbon protein codes for MAIYTYLCNKCKRKFDILNGREEAICDVCQNKDVKRVYTAFMIKTSSQEKGVSSCGSCAKTTCSGCK; via the coding sequence ATGGCTATTTATACATATCTCTGTAATAAATGTAAGAGAAAGTTTGACATCCTCAATGGAAGGGAGGAAGCAATATGCGATGTTTGTCAAAATAAGGATGTAAAGAGGGTTTACACAGCTTTTATGATAAAAACAAGCAGCCAGGAAAAAGGTGTTTCTTCTTGTGGCTCTTGTGCAAAAACAACCTGTTCAGGGTGTAAATGA
- a CDS encoding transketolase family protein, which produces MEQEATRDAYGKALLELGRQNPDIVVLDADTSSSTRTNWFAKEFPERFFNFGVAEANMIGYAAGLALAGKIPFVSSFAVFGSLRAYEQIRTSICWANLNVKIVLTHAGISVGEDGASHQAIEDIAAMRALPNMSVVVPADANETRRAIFACLEYKGPMYIRLSRAKFPLLPDTGFEIGKARIIKPGNDISIIACGLMVFEALKASDMLEKDGISARVVNMSTIKPIDKEAIILAAKETKGIITAEEHSIIGGLGSAVCEVLAEEKQAIVKRIGIQDVFGTSGKPEELLSYFKVDARAIHNEALQIVNCKFQIEKGENLQ; this is translated from the coding sequence ATGGAACAAGAAGCAACCAGGGATGCATATGGAAAGGCATTGCTTGAGCTGGGAAGGCAGAATCCAGATATTGTTGTTCTGGATGCAGATACATCATCCTCAACCAGGACAAATTGGTTTGCCAAGGAATTTCCCGAAAGATTCTTCAATTTCGGTGTAGCTGAGGCAAATATGATAGGGTATGCGGCAGGCCTGGCATTAGCAGGAAAAATTCCCTTTGTTTCCTCCTTTGCGGTATTTGGCTCTCTGAGGGCATATGAGCAGATAAGGACATCTATCTGCTGGGCAAATCTGAATGTAAAGATTGTCTTAACCCATGCGGGAATCTCTGTAGGCGAGGATGGTGCATCGCATCAAGCAATTGAGGATATAGCCGCTATGAGAGCCCTTCCAAATATGAGCGTAGTTGTTCCCGCAGATGCTAATGAGACAAGGAGGGCTATATTTGCCTGTTTAGAATATAAAGGTCCTATGTACATAAGGCTTTCAAGGGCAAAATTTCCCCTTCTTCCTGATACAGGGTTTGAAATAGGAAAGGCAAGAATAATTAAACCTGGTAATGATATAAGCATCATTGCCTGTGGCCTTATGGTCTTTGAGGCATTAAAGGCATCTGATATGCTTGAAAAAGATGGAATTTCAGCAAGGGTTGTTAATATGTCAACCATAAAACCTATAGACAAAGAGGCTATAATTTTGGCGGCAAAAGAGACAAAGGGAATAATTACCGCAGAGGAGCATTCTATTATTGGTGGGCTTGGTTCTGCTGTCTGCGAGGTTTTAGCAGAGGAAAAACAAGCGATTGTGAAGAGGATTGGAATTCAAGATGTATTTGGGACATCTGGAAAACCAGAGGAGCTTCTCTCTTACTTTAAGGTAGATGCAAGGGCTATTCATAATGAAGCATTGCAAATTGTAAATTGCAAATTTCAAATTGAGAAAGGAGAAAATTTACAATGA
- a CDS encoding secondary thiamine-phosphate synthase enzyme YjbQ — protein sequence MKIINVATTKREVFVDITEKIKEEIDKDGIIYLFVPHTTCAITINEGYDPEVCSDIIRCLSNIIKRDSPYFRHNEGNSDAHIKASIIGSSLSIFVKDKRLVLGRWQRIFLCEFDGPREREIWIKCLA from the coding sequence ATGAAGATTATAAATGTAGCGACAACAAAGAGGGAGGTTTTTGTTGATATTACAGAAAAAATTAAAGAAGAAATAGATAAAGATGGCATTATTTACCTCTTTGTTCCCCATACAACCTGTGCCATAACCATAAACGAGGGATATGACCCAGAGGTTTGTTCTGATATCATAAGATGCCTTTCCAATATTATCAAAAGGGATTCCCCATATTTCCGTCATAATGAGGGAAACTCTGATGCTCACATAAAGGCATCCATTATTGGCTCTTCTCTCTCCATTTTTGTAAAGGATAAAAGGCTTGTTTTGGGAAGATGGCAGAGGATATTTTTGTGTGAGTTTGATGGACCAAGGGAAAGGGAGATATGGATTAAATGTTTGGCTTAA
- a CDS encoding transketolase, whose protein sequence is MDEIVLKIADISRKMRRLIIEMLSLAGSGHPGGSLSSVEIIASLYFHIMRHNPSHPLWRDRDRFILSKGHSCPTLYAALALSGYFPMDELKTLRKLESILQGHSDRLQTPGVEMSSGSLGQGLSCACGMALGGKLSQEDFFVFCLIGDGETQEGQIWEAAMSASHYKLDNLICFLDYNKLQIDGRVSDVMNIEPIVDKWRAFGWEVMEIDGHNIKEIIEAVDRAKEIKGKPKMIIAHTIKGKGVSFMEGRVEWHGVAPTKEEAERALKELEDGTRSNQGCIWKGIA, encoded by the coding sequence ATGGATGAAATTGTTTTAAAGATTGCTGATATCTCAAGGAAGATGAGGAGGTTAATAATTGAGATGCTTTCTCTGGCAGGCTCAGGCCATCCTGGTGGCTCACTTTCCTCTGTTGAAATAATAGCTTCTCTTTATTTTCACATAATGAGGCATAATCCATCCCATCCATTATGGAGGGATAGGGATAGATTTATCCTTTCTAAGGGTCATTCCTGCCCAACCTTATATGCTGCCTTAGCCCTTTCTGGATATTTCCCAATGGATGAATTAAAAACCTTAAGAAAGCTTGAAAGTATTTTACAGGGTCATTCTGACAGGCTACAAACCCCAGGGGTTGAAATGTCAAGCGGCTCTTTGGGTCAAGGGCTTTCCTGTGCTTGTGGAATGGCTTTGGGAGGGAAGCTCTCACAAGAGGATTTTTTTGTATTCTGCCTCATCGGCGATGGAGAAACACAGGAAGGTCAAATCTGGGAGGCAGCTATGTCGGCTAGCCATTATAAGCTTGATAACCTTATATGCTTTCTTGATTATAATAAATTGCAGATAGATGGAAGGGTTTCTGATGTAATGAATATTGAGCCAATTGTTGATAAATGGAGGGCATTTGGCTGGGAGGTAATGGAGATAGACGGGCATAATATAAAGGAAATTATTGAGGCGGTTGATAGAGCAAAAGAAATAAAAGGAAAGCCTAAAATGATAATTGCTCATACCATTAAGGGAAAGGGCGTTTCTTTTATGGAAGGAAGGGTAGAGTGGCATGGTGTCGCACCTACAAAAGAGGAGGCAGAAAGAGCCCTTAAAGAATTAGAAGATGGAACAAGAAGCAACCAGGGATGCATATGGAAAGGCATTGCTTGA
- the def gene encoding peptide deformylase yields MILTIKRYGNPILRKKASHIKKIDEKIKKTASDMIETLIAANGLGLAGNQVGILKRIIVVRIKEKPFVIFNPKAISTSGIEEASEGCLSFPGLFGNVQRAFNVTFRGLNINGDEITGEISGLPARVIQHEIDHLDGILFIDKMDESERKRLLAFWKKIKIS; encoded by the coding sequence ATGATTCTTACCATAAAAAGATATGGAAATCCCATATTGAGAAAAAAGGCATCTCATATCAAAAAAATAGATGAGAAAATAAAAAAGACGGCATCTGATATGATAGAAACGCTCATTGCTGCAAATGGCCTTGGTCTTGCGGGAAATCAGGTTGGTATTTTGAAAAGAATAATTGTTGTGCGAATAAAAGAAAAGCCATTTGTCATTTTTAATCCAAAGGCTATAAGCACAAGCGGAATTGAAGAGGCATCTGAGGGTTGCTTGTCCTTTCCTGGGCTATTTGGCAATGTCCAAAGGGCTTTTAATGTTACATTTAGGGGGCTTAATATAAACGGTGATGAGATTACAGGAGAGATAAGTGGATTACCTGCAAGGGTAATTCAGCATGAGATAGACCATCTTGACGGCATTTTGTTTATTGACAAGATGGATGAAAGCGAAAGAAAAAGGCTATTGGCTTTCTGGAAAAAGATAAAAATTAGTTAA
- a CDS encoding NAD(P)H-hydrate dehydratase, producing the protein MKIASSSEIKEIDKKAGELYNLSPLILMENAGISAFNLCVSTLKEIKGNRVVVFCGPGNNGGDGLVVARHLFIKGFEVKIYLVNGKKQSPERKINLEIARKLNIPIIEEFEQADLFVDGLLGTGIAKEGEGKIRDCIDFMNSSDKTIISLDIPSGLSSDSGFPLGCAIKADKTITFGLPKIGQVLYPGIEYVGNLYLSKISLPDELSLKLNTNLLTGREMSCLLPKRPLNSHKGNFGKILVIAGSVGMTGAATLCCQGAMSMGAGLVYLGIPESLNEIMEIKLTEVITKPLPETKKKTLSPSAYNGIIELAKKCDVAVIGPGISRHPETKKLIQTLILRLTIPIILDADGISAISPQDISGRNILITPHPKELADFLKINVDEIQKDRIGIVRRVMDEDKISLLLKGYRTLIGYNGQIYINPTGNSGMATAGSGDILAGMIGSLVGQGLNLGDAARLSAFLHGLSGDIAKEEKGEYSLIASSLIDFLPLAIDECRKRHNLKEI; encoded by the coding sequence ATGAAAATCGCATCATCTAGTGAGATAAAAGAGATAGATAAAAAGGCAGGCGAATTATATAACCTTTCTCCCCTTATTTTAATGGAAAATGCTGGTATATCAGCATTTAATCTTTGCGTTTCAACCCTGAAAGAGATTAAGGGAAATAGGGTTGTTGTTTTTTGTGGCCCTGGAAATAATGGAGGAGATGGCCTCGTTGTGGCAAGGCATTTATTTATCAAGGGATTTGAGGTTAAGATTTATCTTGTAAATGGAAAAAAACAAAGCCCTGAAAGAAAAATAAACCTTGAGATTGCAAGAAAGCTTAACATCCCAATAATAGAGGAATTTGAACAAGCCGACCTTTTTGTTGATGGCCTGCTTGGGACAGGTATAGCAAAAGAGGGAGAGGGGAAGATAAGGGATTGCATTGATTTTATGAATTCTTCTGATAAAACCATTATCTCCCTTGATATTCCATCCGGGCTTTCCTCTGATTCTGGATTTCCCCTTGGATGTGCCATTAAAGCAGATAAGACAATAACCTTTGGTCTTCCAAAGATTGGTCAGGTTTTATACCCAGGCATAGAATATGTGGGAAACCTATATCTTTCAAAAATATCCCTGCCAGATGAATTAAGCTTAAAATTAAACACAAACCTCTTAACGGGAAGGGAAATGAGCTGCCTTCTTCCTAAAAGACCTTTAAACTCACATAAGGGCAATTTTGGCAAGATTCTTGTTATCGCAGGCTCGGTGGGAATGACCGGTGCGGCAACTTTATGTTGTCAGGGTGCAATGAGTATGGGAGCTGGCCTGGTCTATCTTGGAATTCCAGAAAGCTTAAACGAGATAATGGAAATTAAGCTTACAGAGGTAATCACAAAGCCCCTGCCAGAGACAAAGAAAAAAACACTCTCTCCCTCTGCATACAATGGAATTATAGAGCTGGCAAAGAAATGTGATGTAGCTGTAATTGGACCTGGCATATCAAGGCACCCTGAGACAAAAAAACTTATCCAAACCCTTATCTTGAGGCTTACAATCCCCATAATCCTTGATGCAGATGGAATTTCGGCAATTTCTCCTCAAGATATCTCTGGACGAAATATCTTAATTACACCCCACCCAAAGGAATTGGCAGATTTTCTTAAAATAAATGTAGATGAAATTCAAAAGGATAGAATAGGAATTGTCCGAAGGGTAATGGATGAAGATAAAATTTCCCTCCTCCTTAAGGGTTACAGGACACTCATCGGCTACAATGGACAAATTTACATAAATCCAACAGGAAATTCAGGGATGGCAACAGCTGGCTCTGGCGATATTTTAGCTGGAATGATTGGCTCTTTGGTTGGTCAAGGTCTAAATCTTGGTGATGCTGCAAGGCTTTCTGCATTTCTTCATGGATTATCGGGTGATATTGCAAAGGAAGAGAAGGGAGAATATTCTCTAATTGCATCCAGTCTTATAGATTTTCTTCCTCTTGCTATAGATGAATGTAGAAAGAGGCATAATTTAAAAGAAATATGA
- the nadA gene encoding quinolinate synthase NadA: MKSRIRLLKIRGEEEKRLDDLVASEAPITIKANGQRIASLFATPSYLSELACGFLASLGLIENFSDISSINALEGEVDVKGEIREGKELLLTSGCGKGSISHPERIKRVNGNFSISPSLILKLISEFQLRSSGFKETGCLHSAAISLSDKILDLKEDIGRHNAIDKVIGGLFLKKEEFSDKAILTSGRITSEIVIKAMNVGIPMIISRSSSTDLAISLADKAGITLVGFARGKRMNVYTHSERIKPEVRSQKSEVRSLAERIRELCKKKNAIILSHNYQPGEVQDVADFLGDSLDLSRRARETSAEIIVFCGVHFMAEMAKILSPEKTVLMPDINAGCPLADMINVEELKRLKEEHPDAIVVSYVNTSALIKAETDYCCTSANGLSVINSLPKDKEIIFTPDKWLGDYIARKTKREFILWNGFCPTHLKITKEEVLKAKEAHPNAEVIVHPECTRDVVDMADFVYGTGGMVKRVKESEAKEFIIGTENGMLYRLKKENPDKTFYPASELAICLNMKLTTLEKVLWSLEDEVYKIELDPEIMKRARKSIKRMLEITSQPDESITRLTHSPSL; encoded by the coding sequence ATGAAATCAAGAATAAGGCTTTTAAAAATAAGGGGTGAAGAAGAAAAGAGGCTTGATGACCTTGTGGCATCTGAGGCTCCTATTACCATTAAGGCAAATGGACAAAGAATAGCCTCCCTGTTTGCTACACCCTCTTATCTTTCTGAGTTAGCCTGCGGATTTTTGGCCTCTTTGGGTTTGATTGAGAATTTTAGCGACATTTCCTCCATCAATGCCTTAGAGGGTGAGGTTGATGTAAAAGGAGAGATAAGAGAAGGTAAAGAACTTCTCCTTACCTCGGGCTGTGGAAAGGGCTCAATCTCTCATCCCGAAAGGATAAAAAGGGTAAATGGAAATTTTTCTATATCTCCTTCTTTAATCCTCAAGCTTATTTCTGAATTCCAATTAAGGTCTTCTGGGTTTAAAGAAACAGGATGTTTGCATTCAGCGGCTATCTCTCTTTCTGATAAAATTCTTGACCTTAAAGAGGATATTGGAAGGCATAATGCTATCGATAAGGTAATCGGTGGTTTATTCTTAAAAAAGGAGGAATTTTCTGATAAGGCAATATTGACATCGGGAAGGATAACCTCTGAGATTGTTATTAAGGCAATGAATGTTGGTATTCCCATGATTATCTCAAGGTCATCTTCCACAGACTTAGCTATTTCCCTTGCAGATAAAGCAGGGATAACTCTGGTTGGGTTTGCAAGGGGTAAGAGGATGAATGTCTATACACATTCAGAAAGGATAAAGCCAGAAGTCAGAAGCCAGAAGTCAGAAGTCAGAAGCCTTGCTGAGAGGATAAGGGAGCTTTGTAAGAAGAAGAATGCCATAATTCTTTCCCATAACTACCAGCCAGGAGAGGTTCAGGATGTAGCAGATTTTCTTGGTGATTCCCTGGATTTATCAAGGAGGGCAAGGGAGACATCGGCAGAAATTATTGTATTTTGTGGTGTCCATTTTATGGCTGAGATGGCAAAGATTTTATCGCCAGAAAAGACAGTTTTAATGCCAGATATAAATGCAGGCTGTCCATTGGCTGATATGATCAATGTAGAGGAATTAAAAAGGCTTAAAGAAGAGCATCCTGATGCAATTGTTGTCTCCTATGTCAATACATCTGCCTTGATTAAGGCAGAGACAGATTATTGTTGCACATCGGCAAATGGCCTCTCGGTTATAAACTCCCTTCCCAAGGATAAGGAAATAATCTTTACACCTGACAAATGGCTGGGTGATTATATTGCAAGAAAAACAAAAAGGGAGTTTATTCTTTGGAATGGCTTCTGTCCAACCCATCTTAAAATTACTAAAGAGGAGGTATTAAAGGCAAAAGAGGCTCATCCCAATGCAGAGGTAATTGTCCATCCTGAATGCACAAGGGATGTGGTGGATATGGCGGATTTTGTATATGGAACAGGTGGAATGGTAAAGCGGGTTAAAGAAAGCGAAGCAAAGGAATTTATTATCGGCACTGAAAATGGAATGCTCTATCGGCTTAAGAAGGAAAATCCCGATAAGACATTTTATCCTGCCTCAGAGCTTGCCATATGCCTAAATATGAAGCTTACCACATTGGAAAAGGTCTTGTGGTCATTAGAGGATGAGGTTTATAAAATAGAGCTTGATCCTGAAATTATGAAGAGAGCAAGGAAATCCATTAAAAGGATGCTTGAAATAACCTCTCAACCCGATGAATCCATAACCCGATTAACCCATAGTCCAAGCCTATAG
- the leuD gene encoding 3-isopropylmalate dehydratase small subunit (catalyzes the isomerization between 2-isopropylmalate and 3-isopropylmalate in leucine biosynthesis) translates to MIEGIAYKFRDNINTDEIIPATYLDTTETKELACHCMEGIEGGSRIKEGGIIVSGSNFGCGSSREHAPLSIKGRGIRAVIAKSFARIFFRNSINIGLFVFECKEVGNIDEGDKLRILEDKGIIENRTKNKTYKITPLPEFMQRIIRAGGLMKSL, encoded by the coding sequence ATGATTGAAGGAATTGCTTATAAATTTAGGGATAATATAAATACGGATGAGATAATCCCAGCCACCTACCTTGATACAACAGAGACAAAGGAGCTTGCCTGCCATTGTATGGAAGGGATTGAGGGTGGCAGCAGAATAAAAGAGGGAGGAATTATTGTCTCTGGCTCTAATTTTGGCTGTGGCTCATCAAGGGAGCATGCACCCCTTTCTATAAAGGGAAGGGGGATAAGGGCGGTAATAGCAAAATCATTTGCCAGGATATTCTTTAGAAATAGCATAAATATCGGGCTTTTTGTCTTTGAATGCAAAGAGGTTGGCAATATAGATGAAGGGGATAAATTAAGAATATTGGAAGACAAAGGAATAATAGAGAATAGGACAAAGAATAAAACCTATAAAATAACACCCCTTCCAGAATTTATGCAAAGAATCATTAGAGCCGGTGGCTTGATGAAGTCGCTATGA
- a CDS encoding ATP-binding cassette domain-containing protein, protein MIQFKFVSYVHKHRAILSNINIKFEEGEFVYILGPSSSGKTTLLKLIAGVIKPTGGSLMVMGKNMKSLSSEKLSAIRKKMGLIMDEFGFVKGSVEKNLEISLSNFPREERRPMIDYALNLVELTRKRRDDISLLSLSEKKQISLIRAIITDPLVILADEPVCCCDKKKETLIIDILKKMQENGTLVILASTRDIPIPGKREVRLEDGMLL, encoded by the coding sequence ATGATCCAATTTAAATTTGTCTCCTATGTCCATAAGCACAGGGCTATTCTTTCAAATATAAATATAAAGTTTGAGGAGGGTGAGTTTGTCTATATTTTAGGCCCATCTTCCTCTGGAAAGACAACCCTCCTTAAGCTTATTGCAGGCGTAATTAAACCAACAGGAGGAAGCCTTATGGTTATGGGGAAAAATATGAAAAGCCTCTCCTCTGAGAAGCTTTCTGCAATAAGAAAAAAAATGGGGCTAATTATGGATGAATTTGGATTTGTCAAAGGAAGTGTGGAAAAAAATCTTGAAATTAGCCTTTCTAATTTCCCAAGGGAGGAAAGAAGGCCAATGATAGATTATGCATTAAACCTTGTTGAGCTTACAAGAAAGAGAAGGGATGATATATCCTTGCTTTCCCTATCTGAAAAAAAGCAAATTTCTTTAATAAGGGCAATAATTACAGACCCTTTAGTTATCCTTGCCGATGAACCTGTGTGTTGCTGTGATAAAAAGAAAGAAACCCTCATTATTGACATCTTAAAAAAGATGCAAGAAAATGGAACATTGGTAATCCTAGCATCTACAAGGGATATTCCCATCCCAGGAAAAAGAGAGGTTAGGCTTGAGGATGGAATGCTCTTATGA